The DNA region GCCGTTCGGGCTCTTCTCGTGGGAGTTCGCGCGGCGGCACGGGGCCCACCTGGTGGGCACGGCGTCGACGTGGCTCCTCCTGGACATCGCCTACTACTCGCAGAACCTGTTCCAGAAGGACATCTTCAGCGCGATCGGGTGGATCCCGGCGGCACGGACGATGAGCGCGCTGGACGAGCTGTTCCACATCGCGCGCGCGCAGACGCTGATCGCGCTGTGCGGCACGGTGCCGGGATACTGGTTCACGGTGGCCTTCATCGACGTGCTGGGGCGGTTCAAGATCCAGCTCGCGGGGTTCCTGATGATGGCGGCCTTCATGCTGGGCCTGGCGATCCCGTACGAGCACTGGACGGCGCCGGGCAACCAGACGGGGTTCGTGGTGATGTACGCCTTCACCTTCTTCTTCGCCAACTTCGGGCCCAACGCGACGACCTTCATCGTGCCGGCGGAGATCTACCCGGCGCGGCTCCGCGCGACGTGCCACGGCatctcggcggcggcggggaaggtGGGCGCCATCATCGGCTCGTTCGGGTTCCTGTACCTGGCGCAGAGCCCGGACCCGGCCAAGACGGCGCACGGGTACCCGGCGGGCATCGGCGTGCGCAAGTCGCTGTTCGTGCTCGCCGGCTGCAGCCTCGCTGGGTTCATGCTCACGTTCCTGGTGCCGGAGCCCAAGGGGAAGTCGCTGGAGGAGATGTCGCGCGAGAACGAGACGGGCGCCGCCGAGCCATAGGGCCGATGACCCAATGGTGTACTAGCTAGAGCGGGGATTTTGGTTGGTTGGCGCGTGCATTGGAGTAGGAGAGCTACTAGTTCAGTAGCCGTGTGACGTGTCCTATGGCTGGAATAAGTTGTGTGAGCTCAATGGCTCATTGAGAAGGATCGAATCCAAGAGCAGGTGCGGCTACACGGCCTACACCTACACCGGAGGAGTTCGTTGTGTGCCCGCGGGCGCCACGGGCTGCTTCAAGATTTTGCGGATCTCCTCCTTTTTTTTTCGTTTGAGGAAATCTCCTCCTCCTATTGTGCTTTGTACACGCCGCATGGCCCATTGGCCCAAGGCCAGGGGAAATTCTGGGGCCTTTCCTGGGCTTCCAATTGCAGCAAACTAGTGTACGTGCAACAGAAGTCAGGCCCATTGAATGCGGAACTAGGTCCATTTCAATGTTTCGTCATGCTTTTGAGAAGGCACGGTATTCCAATATAAATAATCAGGCCTGTTTGGATCAAGTGACTAAAAGCAGTGACTAAATTTTAGTCACCTCTGTTTGGATCAAGTGACTAAAAGAAGCTAAAGTTCTAAATAAAATGACTAAAATGAGGGGCAGACTCTTTTAGCTCCTTTTTGCGACTAATGGGACTAAAATATTTCTAGTCACTTCGTTTGGAACTTTAGTCCTGAAGTAACTAAAGTTTAGTCACTTTGCTTTAGGACTGGGATCCAAACAGGCAGTCAGCACTGAAACAGTAACACGGTACCCCTGCCAGTCAAGGCTCCTGCTACTGATGCGATGCAGCTCGAACTCGAACGATGCAGAGCCTCTAATCATGCGGGCCCCGCTAGCCTAAGTCTGCGCATTTAGACTTGGGCAGTTATAATGCGGGTCCGTTTCCTTGTTTCAGGCTGATAACTGTTTTGAACAACGGTTCTCTGAATCATAACGCGCCTACTGGTGATGAGCCTGTGTAAACCCGGAAATCCCGCTTTTGACTTAAACTAGCTAGACGAAGATTTCGGCTTAGtattctcattccaggagataAAAAAGCCGCGGAGATAACGATTCGTGACCTACAAAGGCCAGGCCAGGTCAGGTCAGTACACTGTCCCGGCAGAAAATTCTTCCGCTTCCTTTCTGAACATGGCGTCCTGTTTACAGCACGGGCGCCGCGGCAAAAGAACAGCACAGACACATGTCATGTTCTGCGCGCAAATGAAGGCCAGCACACCACACAGATGGATGCCGCTGGAGCTTGGAGCCTGGAATCAGATCATCACCGAGGACTTACCCAAATCGCACTGCAGAATGAAAGGAAAGCAGGTGTATAGCGTATCCACGGACCGACGCGCTCGGCCGAAAAGGACCCAGCAAAAACTACGGTGGCGCATGAGCACGACATCTCAGTGCTTGCACGACGCTCGAACCTCCGGAGTCTCGACCTTGGCTTTCAGTTCCGACTGGCATCCAGAAGCTCCAAACGCAAGATTACCGCAACGAATCACCACGACTTTTCAGTTCTATCGACGGTGGAGATGATCGGGCGCCGCGAGCCACACACGAAGCCGGGACCCTTTATCCGGACCACCACCACGACGGGACGAGGCTTCCTTCCCTACGCCATCCCGGTGTCAGTTGTCGCCGGCACTCCACCACGGAAGGCTAGAAACAGTGGGGGGAGATCTCCATCAGGCGAGGCCTGATCTTCCAACGCCCAAGTCCAGATCAGCGGCAGCCGCTAGCTAGGAGCACGCCCTAAAAAGGAAACGTGCCAAGGCGCAGCTGGGATCGTCATGTTTGCTTATGCACATCGTCATCAGCGATTCCGTTAGCGGGGCTTGGTGGTGGCCTTGTTGTCTTGATGGGTCGGGATTAGGTGAGATCCCAGCCCGCCCACACAAAGAAGCGATGCGTATCTCGAGCCGGGACAGCGACCAAAAGCCTCAACAGCTTGTAAGCATCTGACCAGAGAGAAGAAAAAACCGGGGGGCATCTGCCTGGCAGCCCACGATCGAAGATGGTTGGGTGCCAGCTAGTGGAACTCACTAATTGGGGATACTTAATTGGGAACAGCCCCGTAAAATAAATAATTGGATGGGGGCAAAACGGAACAGAACGAGGACGAGGACAGCCAGGCTGGGCGAGATCCAGAGCAGCAGCCGGCCCAGCCAAGGCCAGGCAGGCTGCTGGACCATCTGATTCTCGTGGTGGACTGGTGGTGCTGGGCGGGCGGGCATCTGAGCTGACGCGCGCGAGCCCAGCTGCAAATCCAAATCGGGGGAGATCATTTAATTTAATACGCCGATACTATTCcctttctcaaaaaaaaaaaccgtCGATCTTCCCTCCGTGGCCAAGGCAGCAGCCACACAAGCAGAGCATTCAGCAAAGGGTGGTGGCGGCCAAGCCTCCGGAGGCAGCAGATATTCCCTCCCTCCCGCGCGCAGCAGTGTCGACAGGGAGGCGGCATGTGATTCACCGCCGGGGCAGATCAGGATCAGGGATCCCCGTCCCCCTTGCCTTGCGATTCCATGCACAGCGAGCGCTGCTTTCGCAGTAGGAGCTGCTTGGTCCTCTGCCCAGCGTTGGTCTCCCTACCCTACTTATGTTCtgcttttttattttattttttacttTTCATTTGAGAAAACAATCAGAGTGTCTATCCCGAGGTCTCTTAAGCTTTCAGGATTCGGAATCGGCAGCCCTAGGCTGTATAGCTAGTACATAGCACCCCCTAGTTGGTACGGATGCGTACAACGGCATCACAGGACTGAGATCCAGATCGGCAGATCGCCCGCCTCCTACAGTACTCCTTAGTCTACTATCACGAGCGCACCACAGCTAATGACACGAGAGTGAGTGTGTTGCCAGCAGCATCTAATTCGAATCTCTGAAGATTTTGCTAAAGAAAACTGGAGGTGAGACGCCATTCCTTTTGCTCTCCTGCGGAACAGCAAAGCACATGCCACCGCCAAAGGCAACCTCTGacggctgacacacgcgatggGAGGAGGCCCCCACCATCCACTGGGacgccccccgcccccgcccccccccccccaacaacGGATATTTTCACAGGACtagtggcgcgcgcgcgaggggccACGCCCGCGCGCGGAGAGCAGGTGTCAGCTTTTTCCGTGTCCCTCCTGCTCGCAGGCGCGGCGGtgcagaaaaagaaaaaggaggcgAAACATGCCGCGCAGCGCCGCGCATCGGCCGCCGTGAGGAGCTCACGTGCCCGGCTTGTCCCCATCCCCCGCCCCCAAACCACTCCGCCAATTCTTTTTTACCCCGCCTGATCAATCGATCGCCTAAACAACGTTTCAGATCCGATCTCGGGGCCCACTTGCCATGGGACGAGATCGTAGGCCCCGGGCTCGTGACGGTCACGCACCACTCGctgtcctttttttttctttggccGGGCTGGAGGAGGTAGAATAAGGTAAAATGTGAAACAGCGGGAATGTTTGTCGTTTCCAACATTTTTCACCGCGCCCGCGCCCTGGCCGGCCCGGCCGGCACGACGCAACACGGACCGTGGGACACGGGGCGAGTAAAACGGGTATAGAAAGCCCCGTGCAGATCTCACCAAACAATCTCTTCCTCACTGGTAGCGGTAAAAATTGGAGAATTCAATTCCAGCGCATTGTTGCAGGCAAAACATGGCTGGtgatatagatagatatagatggATCCACCGATCAAGCAAGCGAGAAAACAAATTTAAATCCCAACCTCCACTCCCTCTCTCCAACCCGATAATCCCCCACCAAAAAAGTTAAACTGAAATCTACGAACAAGAAAAGAGTAACACGAAGCATGGTTCCTTCCTAGTAGTATCTTCTCTAAGAGATCGAATTTGATTCCTGAAGCTCTCCGGGTAGCCTGCTCTTCTTACCTCTGCTGCTCCTGCCTGATTATTTCTtctgctccttcttcctcctcctccccttgcgGCGGGTGAGTAAATGGCGGTATCGTAGCCTTACACTTCATTTCGCCTCCTCGGTGGcggtgggggtggcggcgggCTTGCGGAGGAGCACCATGTGCATGGGCGTGAAGATGCCGGTCTCGCCGCCTTTGGTGAGGTGCTGCGCGGTCTCGAAGAGCATCTCGTGCACCTCGGACACGCCCTTGGGGGCGATCCGGAGCATGGTGAGCACGCGAACGACGAGGGAGTTGCGCCAGTAGGCGATGCGCCCCATCTTGAGGCGCGTCCACCAGGGCAGCGCGGGGGGCAGGGCGAGGTCCTGCTCCTTGAGCACCTCGAAGCCGACCTCCTTGGCGATGGACGCGATCTCGTCCTGGCGGCGCAGGCCCGGGAGCGCGTCGCCGCGCTCGATGCCCTGAATGCAGTCGACGTGGTCCGGGTCCTCGGCGCGGTACAGCGAGGTGGTGACCCACTCGTAGGAGACGTAGAGGCCGCCGGGCTTGAGGACGCGGAACACCTCGCCGTACACGTCCTGCAGCCTGGGCGCGTGGCAGGTGGCCTCGATGGAGTAGGCGCCGTCGAAGGAGGCGTCCGGGAAGGGCATGGAGAGGAAGTTGCCGCAGACGACCTCGCAGCGGGAGTCGAGGCCGGCCTTGCGGTTGTGGGCGCGGGCGCGGTTGACCTGGTAGTCGTTGATGGTGATGCCAACGACGTTGGAGCCCGAGTGCGCGGCGATGGCGCGCATGGGCCCTCCGACGCCGCAGCCGACGTCGAGGAGGCGGTGGCCCGGCTTGGCGCCGAGGAGGTCGACGACGCGCTCCTCGTGGACGCGCGTGGCCTCGCGGTGGGAGCGGCccgggagggagggggagaagTGGAAGGACTGGCCCCAACCCCACTCGTAGATGTCGGTGACGAGGTTGTAGAAGGTGTCGACGAAGTCGGGCACCTTCTCCgccgaggcggcggtggtggccgtCTCCTTGGGGCGGCGGAAGAAGGACCAGTACTGCGTGTACTTGTCCTGCACCTTGTCCCGCGTGATGGATCCCATCTTGAGATCCACCGCCCGCTTGCCCttcacctccgccgcgcccATCACCCAGACGAACCAGTACACCAGCCCGACCCCGACGACCGCCGCCGTCCACGCCATCGTCGCCGCCTCCATCtggcccgcgcgcgcgcacgcaccCGAGAACCTCCCTCTTCAGCGGCAAGCggcgaggagggggagggggggggggggacgagAGAAATGAACAGGAGGACCGGGGGATTTGGGGGGGCTTTGGGGATTTAAGCAAGCGAGCGCGTGAGCAAGGGGGATTTTTGGGTGGAGCGCGTGTGGGACGGCTGGCTCCCGCCGCACGTCGCGGTGCCCCCCCTGCGGCGCTGTGCTCCGATCTGATCGGACGGCTGCCGCGAGACCGATGGCGATGCCGCAGGGCCAGgggcgcggctgcggcggctgCCGAGTTTTCTATGGGAAGGGGGCGAAGGGCCGGGGATTTTTTTGGGGGCTgccgcgccgtgcccgtgcATGGGGGAGGTGGAGGCCGGGTGGTGGTAGGCCCGCCCGGTCCAGGTCCAGCCAGCCAGATTGTTTTTGGCACGGGGCGGGGGGCACGAGGCGGAACGCGCTGGAGAGGCCGGTTGGCATGGACAGCCTGCCGTACTgccatgtgtgtatgtgtggtgATGTGCTTGGGCCTTGGGCCTATCGTCACCCTTCTATGCGCTGGCGGCTGGAGTAGCAGTcgaaaaaaaaggagaaaatcATTGCTTCTTGCTCTCTCTTCAGATATGTTTCTTTCGAGAACAAATATGATGATGACGAAACGTATGCCGTACGAGCATGCGTGGTCTGATCTGGCTTGACGATGGAACGAGCATTGCGCGCTGCAGGTAGAAAGGATAAGAGTATGCAAACAAAGGGTTATTGGCTGATACCAACCAAATGTGGTACTGTATGTGTTGCGAATACGTAGTGCAAGTGTGAAGAGCGTTTTGTAACTGGCAATTCTTTTTATGGGCACTAATACGATGACTGCATTTCTACAGTGTTAATTCTTTTTAGTGCTATAGGAGTCCTTGAAACCAAGTAGTGCTTTGGTATATGTCAAATCGGTCTCGCTAGTGTCTGGACATCCGACGTCCAGATCTAGCATCGGACCATAGCATCAGGCATCCTAACTTATACATTATGTTACATATAAGCCGAAATCCGTTGCGACATCCCAAAATATCGAATGCAACATTGGAAAATTCCTCAAGTAACATCAAGAAAtctgaaaaaaaaaagtaaCTCGCTACTATCTAACATTTATATTTCCTACCTCATTTATCGTGCCGCATATGAAGACTATGCCTTGCGACATCACAGAAATACATACCGCAACATCAAGAAAATAACTATGGAATGTTAGAAAATCAGCTGATGAAACATCTCAAATCACCTTATGCACCATAAAAAACATTACTGCAACATCACAAATTACCCATCGCAACATCACGAACTATCGACCGCAACATCAGTAAATCAAATTATGTGTATACTGTAATCTAGAAACAGAGCAGCATGGATAGACTCTCCTCGTGGCTGAGGACGAGCATGCTAGCGGAGACGGGATGAAGGCGAGGTTCTGTATGAGATTGGGCGCCGCCATGGGAAGATAGAAGGCTCAATCAGCGTGCTGCTCCTCCATCTCCGCCACGGCCTCCCGTACTGGCAGCAATGGTAGCTCCTGGATGCAGGTCCGGTGCTTGCCCTGCCACAGCAGCCATACTGCACCTTAAGCGAGCGCGTCCCCTGCAATGGTGCCGCCGTGACGATAGCCCCCTCCCACCATTGCCTATTTTGCCGACTAGGGAACCTCGAGCTCACGCGCTGCACCGTCGGCCAGCGGATTGATTCGAAGACTGCAGAACCATCGGAGCTTACAAGAGGGAGAGAGATGTTAGTGTgcaggtggagaagaagactcATGTGGGTGTGACCGGCGTCCGATATTTCCACCAGATTCGGATGCCCGGGTCGTAGCATTACCGATGTTAAACACTAGATGCTCGATCACCTTTCTCCATGTTAACAATTATTGTTAGACAATCAAGTCCATCACAACTAGACAATCAAGTCCATCGACTACACTGCCAAGACATTTGTGTCATAGCATAAagatataaaaataaatatttgaATAGCTGTGTATTTTCGTGGCTACGTCCTATTGTTTCTTGCCAAACTTGGAGAGGTACAAATAgtcaaatatatatttatctttCGTCATATCCTTAAGTCAACTCAACTCTTTAGACATTACTATTTGTCAAACAATATCAAATAACCATCACATCACTCCTGCTGCTGGCCTGCCCTCACTTCATTGCCGTTGCTTGGATGGATGTTTAGATGTGAGCACATACATGTGCACACGTTAGGTTTTGTGTACAAAGTACAACCATGATGTCTACACCATCTTATTCACCACCATTGACCATTCAAAACATCTAGCATCTAGCGTTTAATTAGTCCTTTTCGGCCTTAACAATATGCGCTCACCCGGACGCACTTAGACGACAACAGCATCACTAATAAGAAAGATTGCCAACTTTGCGATGCCATCAGCTCATGATCTTCCATATCAAATTAGCCAAAAGAGTTGATTGAAAATCATACCGAGAACCATGGATGATTTATCTCCTCTCCACATTTGCCATCGATGAAGAGGCACGGGATCAAGTTTGAAGGTGCGCCATGGGAAATCTTGCACCGAGGACCAGTGATTCGTTTAGCTAACAACCTCCATGCTTGAATTGTATACATCTACTGTCAACGTATCCGTATATAGGGAATGGTTCGTTTGGTTCTTCTTCACACTTCCAAATCTTTCCACTCGATGCGAGGGATCACCTTCCACAGGGAATTCCTCGCCACAGAGGACTTCAACTTTATAGCAGACAAACGGAGGCCCACGGGCTTCTTTCGGCTTGAGATCGAGACCTTTGTGCTTTACTGCTCTGCTAAAGTGTCATCAGACCTTTGTCGAAACGGGCAAAGCTAAGTGAAAGTGCTTCAATAGTGGAGATTTGGTGGTGCGTAATGGGTGGACTAAGAACTGCTCACTGAGTGCCCAGAtagctttcttttttttcaacCTTCGAGAATCCTTCTCAATCCCGGAAACTACACTTTCGTGCTGTCGTATCTTCTTTGCAGTCGTTTATACGGTAGCCACCTTGAAACATAATACTGCCGACAGCTGCCGTATTTCCTGAAGCGTGCCATATCAGGCTTTCAGGATTTTATCAGCCATCTTCTCACCGCTTCAACCGCAGCAGCGTCGACGATGGACGACAGGACGAGGTAAAGCCGAACGGCACGAATCCTGCCTGGCCTACAAGGCCGCACGCGTGCTCTCCCGGCATGGCCGCCATGGCACGCGGCACGCCGAGAAGACAATCCGACAAGAGCCATCAGCTCATCCCCTCCACTCCGGAGGAAAAAGGAGCCATGGATGGTGCCGGTCGCGCGCGTGATCCCAGAAAAGCCGTGACCGCTCGGCAGGGTTGGGGACGAGGTGCCGTGAACTCGTGATGCCTTTGCCGACGGCCCACCTCGTCGTGCTCGCTCCCACTCTGCTTTGAGATGGGCCTCAGATGCCATTCCGTAGTTCGCTCCCGGCCCACGGGCCATCACGCGCCCACGTCCTGCGCTCTGGGCTCTggctctctcttcttcctcgcgcgTCGTCGCGCACCACAAAGCAGCTCCTGAGCCTCCTCTAAAAAAAAAAGCAGCTCCTGGCCAGTGGCCCATCTCTGTAGGCACGCGCAACccaccaccgcgccgccgcccccgttgCCAACGGCCACTGCCACTTTCTTCTCCGGTCGTTCCTCAATCGTCCGCCGTGGCTCGAGGCCTCCGCAATTCCATTCAGGTAATCTCTCTGCCCACGCGCAGGCTGACCCGGCTATTTCCGGGTAAAACCCTAGTCCGTCGCTCCTTGCTTGATGGTAATGTTGCAAAACAATAGTGTGATCGTATGAGTTTCTTTACCTGCCTGTCGACTCATTAGCTGTCCTGCCATACGCTCTCACATTAGAGACCTGGGGACGATTTAGATTTTATGTCTTAGTTATTACTATGTGAATTGTATAAGTAATTTTATCTGGGTGGTTTAAGAGAGTAAAAGAAAGTGCATGCCTATAGATTAGGgccagtttggtagagctccaactgatcctgattctctgtgggagttgattctctaagagaagtgattctatggctgaaggtgattctctttgattctctaacataaactcttaaaatcaggatggagaatcacttcacagaatcaggagaagctacttttttcagctcccagcctcttagttcatttcagaGAATCACTCTACAGAATCAGtagagaatcact from Panicum hallii strain FIL2 chromosome 9, PHallii_v3.1, whole genome shotgun sequence includes:
- the LOC112874584 gene encoding 24-methylenesterol C-methyltransferase 2, with product MEAATMAWTAAVVGVGLVYWFVWVMGAAEVKGKRAVDLKMGSITRDKVQDKYTQYWSFFRRPKETATTAASAEKVPDFVDTFYNLVTDIYEWGWGQSFHFSPSLPGRSHREATRVHEERVVDLLGAKPGHRLLDVGCGVGGPMRAIAAHSGSNVVGITINDYQVNRARAHNRKAGLDSRCEVVCGNFLSMPFPDASFDGAYSIEATCHAPRLQDVYGEVFRVLKPGGLYVSYEWVTTSLYRAEDPDHVDCIQGIERGDALPGLRRQDEIASIAKEVGFEVLKEQDLALPPALPWWTRLKMGRIAYWRNSLVVRVLTMLRIAPKGVSEVHEMLFETAQHLTKGGETGIFTPMHMVLLRKPAATPTATEEAK